The Schistocerca gregaria isolate iqSchGreg1 chromosome 2, iqSchGreg1.2, whole genome shotgun sequence genome contains the following window.
CTCCCAGGAACCCTCTCAATACAATCATTTGCAGCTGTTTCCAATCACTCGAGATTCCAGGGTGATTTTCAGCTGCCTACATACACCAGCCAACTCGTCCCAAACTTAAGATCATTTACAGTGGGGCTATGTTGTCTCTGGTGCCATATTCTACAGAACAGTgaacaaaaaaacttcaaaataAGCTTGCTGATTCTCTTTAATTTCCATGTAttttaaatgaaaactattactaaTTCCATTTAAGGGCTGAAGCAATTAATACACAAATTGAGTTGGTGATTAAGGTGACAGGAAAACTTGTAAGTTACTTATTTCATGAAATGTGTGCACAGACCACACAGTATGAAATCATTTCTCTTCAGTTAACTTATTGTATCAAGTTCTTTAATGGGACCACATGCCTTGCATCCTCAGTCTGGCCACATACTCAAAAGATGGCACAGTGTTGATTCCAAACAATGCCTATTGTTAACAGTAGTTGAGCTGCAGTTCAAAGAGAACCAATGGTTGAAGAAAGTGTGCACTGCTGTGGCTAAGGCGAGTGGTATACTTGTGTGTTCTAGAGCAGTGTTTCACTGGTGTTGTGATAAATGTCATAACTAGTTGGTTTGAATTGATAGCCTTCAACGAAGTTTAACAGTACTTGACATGTTTAAAGAGACTGTGCTCTCGTCAGATTGACTCATTCCAGTATGTTTTTGTTTATGATTATAACAAATGTGTTGTTAATTACTAGTATTTTGACCATGAGTGTCCAGTATTGACAACCTGATGAGAGCATTATCTCCCAAAATGATTTGCTGCAATGTTTGAAGTACTGTTAATATAGGTGAATGCTATTATTTACATTTGATACGGTATAAATGCTACTTCacatataaaaaaatggaaaatgttgaaGTGTCCTAACTAGTTGTTGAAATTTTTGTAGTAGCTCATCTTGTAGCACCCAGTCTGAAGAAGTCTGTTGCAGCTCTCCGCAGTAGACTCTCGTGTGCAAGTATTCTCATCCCTGAAGAACTGCCATAACTTAGATCCATTAAAACCAGCTGTATTCACAGTATTCACGTGTAGGtctccttttacaatttttaaccccccctcctccctctccttctcTTCCATCTGTTACCCAAATGTAGCACATATGTCATCAAACACACACAAACTTTGAGAACAAAGCAATTTTTATTTGATGTAGAATGCCTGTGAACAAATatggacataattaaaatacaCATTAATAATTGCCTACTAGACAAGACTTCTGAAAGGCATAAAactgttgttgttttatttacatCCAAAATATGTTTTTACTACTTCAAACATAATTGGCTTTTTGTGAATAAGAAGATTGAATAGCAAAATTTAAACAGTTGCCAGAAGCTTTCATAGGTGTGATGAAAATACTAAATGCAACTAATATTCAGTTTTATGCGAAACTCATTTTGCCACAGTAAGTACCCATGGGATATTTATTTTCTGTTGCAGGGTACTTCCACGCCAACACAACTGCACAGTAGGACTCCACACACAGAGTCTCAGAAGAGTTCATTGTCTGCCCCACATCAGAAGTCTCGTATGGAAAAAAAAGTACTCAGTGATTTTATGCCTGATGGTAAGTTTAATCAAAAGAATGACTCCCCCAGAAAGAGCCACAAGGTGGCTACTTCACATAATGTTGGAAAAAAGGCTGCTGAGGGAACAAAATCATCCAGACATGCTGAGTTAATATTGCCAACCAAACCACGTGAGAGTGGCAGCACACTGCCAACAGCAAGAAAAGAGAAGCTGAAAATAAATGTTCCACAACTGACAAATAGTAGCAACAGGTGTGGCAAAGACAATATTGGTCATACTGTACCTGAACTAATGGCTGATAAAAACATGAAAAGATTGGAACATTCCAGGGAAAGCTATGCTCAAACTGTCAAATTTCCAGTGCAAACAAAAACGCAGTCTGAGGAATTAGACTTAAGAGCATCATCTGTACTAGAACTCGGTGGCGAAAGGGACATCCCAGAGCCAACTAGCCCTACGTACTCTGACAACGATTGTAGTTTCATGACATATTCCAGTGATGGAATATCTGTCATCATAAGCAATGGTGGCTGTGTATTACATGATGAACCACATTCAATTGTGCCACATACAGCCaagtcagatctggagaaattgggaAAAGCATTGTGTGTTGAAATTCCAAAGCAAGACAATGAAACTGATGATGGTGTGAAGTCAGTGAAATCTATATCACCAGTGTACACACCAGGGAGTACTTGCCCAGAACTAACTTTTTCTGGATCTCCTCCACTTCTCAACAGCTTGGACTCCATTAGCCCTGTGGACTCAGCATGGTCCTCAAGAACCTTGTCTCCAATCAGCTATGAATGCAATTCACCGGCTGTTCTAACCAAAACAGCCTCCACTGCTGCCACTTATGGTAGTGTGGTCACTACAGCTACTCCAACTACACCAGTTTGCAGAAAGATCCCTTCCAATAATAGTACAACCACTCCAGCAAATGCAGATGACACTTGGCTGTGGCTTCCTGCTATCATTCCACCATTGACGGTAAGTGTTAGTAATGCAGTAAATACGAAAAGGTaggttgtgtgtgtttcattacaGAAGTTTGTTGATTAACATCTACACTCTGTGAATCACTGTAAAGTGCATGACACAGGGTATCTTCCACTGCACTAGTTAAGGCTTTtcacattccattcacatatggagtgtgggaaagatgattgtttaaatgcttcgGTGCATGATGTAACTAATCTAACCATATCCTCAAGATCCCTATGGGAGCAGTATACAGGGGTTTTAGAATATTACTAGAACTATCATTTAAAGCTGGGTCTTGAAACTATGTTGGTAGATTCCATCAGGATAGTGTCGACATATCTTAGTCTGTCAGACCATTTATTTCAATATATCATTGACACTCTTCCATGTGTCAGACAAACCTTTGACAATTTATCTATTTATGCAGGGtgtgaagaaagaaaatatcttatgtggacatgtctggaaacacttactttccatgttagagctcattttattacttctcttcaaatcacattaatcatggaatggaaacgcacagcaacagaatgtaccagcatgacttcaaacacttcgttacaggaaatattaaaaaatgtcctctgttagcgaggatacatgcatccaccctccgtcgcatggaatccctgatgcgctgatgcagccctggagaatgacatgTTGTATCACATCTGTCCACAATACAAGaatgaagagtctttacatttggtaccggggttgcatagacaagagcttaaAAGTCAagtcaatgaaagtcaagagggttgaggtaaggagagcgtggaggccatggaattggtccgcctctaccaatccatcggtcactgaatctgttgttgagaagcatacgaacactttgactgaaatgtgcaggagctccatcatgcatgaaccacatgttgtcataCTTCTAAAGgattatgttctagcagcacaggtaaagtatcccgtatgaaatcatatgtGATCCATTGagcggtacatactgacgaaattaaaatgagctctaacatggaaattaagcttttccggacatgtgtccacataacatcttctctttgtgtgtgagtaatgtttcctgaaagtttggctgtacctttttgtaacaccctgtatgttaaataCCCTCTGCCAGTCCTATTTGGTACTGGTCCCACACACTAGAGCAATATTCAGGAGTGGACCACAAAAGCGGTTTGTAAGTGGTCTCCTTTccagcctgcctgcctgcctttCCCTAGTTTTCTATCATAAGCTGATGTCTGCTTCCTGATTTACCCACAACTGAGGCTACATGATTGTTCCATTTAATGTCCCTACTAAGGATTTTCAGAATTCattgattccagctgtgactcaataTTGTTATATTCATAGGATGCTATGgtttttgattttttgttttgtggtgtggaaaatgtttcatttttgaacatttacagcaagtttACAGTCATTgcaacactttgaaatattatcaaggtcTGATTGAATATCTGAGCAGCTTTGTTCAGGCTGTACTTTgttgcagataactgcatcatttgcagaaagcctgaggttactattaagaTACTCTGAAAGATCATTAATATTCATCATGTAAAGCAAGGGGCACCTGAAGGCACTTCTACATCTTCGTCACTATCCATCAAAGATAGCACACTGTCTACTCCTTATCAAGAAAACCTCATTGGAGTCACAAATTACACCTGTTAACTGATACAGTGATATTTTCAACAATAAGCATGTGTGTTGTACTGAATTAAATGCattttggaaatcgagaaatattgcatctacccgAGTGCCTCaagccatggctttcaggatgtcatctgagaaaagtgcaagttgggtttcacttgATCTATGATTTTCAGGGATATTGGATGGCAGTTTTGGGTAACTTCTGTTACTTGTACTATAGACGGGTGTGACCTTTGCTTCCTTCCAGCTACTGGAAGTGATCTTTTGTTTGAGGAATCCAAGATTATAGGTGACAGAGGGCTCACTCATCTAAGAATTGGGTAAAGAATCTGATGGAGGTCTCCATTGGACATTGGGTCTTTgtccagttttaatgatttcagatgcCACTGATACTAATACCTATTTCACTCACCTTTTCAGTGGCacaaggattaaactggggcaatactcctgggttttcctttgtaaagaaatatttgaaaacagagttaagcatttctgcttctgCTTTTGCGTTGCTACTCTCAATTTTGTTTCCTGACTTACATTGGTGAGTGGACACTAACTCTAGTGCCATAGTGCTACTAAtttcctttacatatgaccagaaaatCTTTTGGCCTTGTGAAAGATCTtatgacaatattctgctgtggtcGTAGAgggcttcatacatagttctcttgTTGCATTCAGCATATCTCTATCTACAGCAATATGATTTGTTtcacacctgttatgcagtagttTCTCTTTCTTTAGAAGCTTCTccgcagtgactgtataccatggaggatctCATATTTTGAACAGTCCTGTTGGGTACCTACCTATCCAGTTAATGGTAAACTATTCTATTAAACTTAAACCTTGCTACTATTTGCTAAGTCTAAGTATTACTTTAACTTTTCTTTGACCTATCCAATATCAGTTGTACAATTTATGCTGTATGGTAAAACTGGACCAAtggtaaatcaaccaaccaaccaaccatagttcctctacatgctcctgtcctagCTAAATTTTAAGTCTCATGGGGATATAACACTACTGCTTCTGTCTAGTTTTCTGAACACACTGAATGAATGTTTTAAATAGCCTTTGTTCTATTGTATCAATTGTTACTAAAACTGCCTCAGTCACAGATACTGGttttaaatgtcttcctcaaagaggtcaggtctgcttATTGCCATTAGATATAATGTATTTCCATCATGGGTGATACTCTAAACTACCTACTCTAAGTAGTTTCCAGAGAAGGTGATAGCAATGTTTGACAGGATGTCATATCACTCCCACCAATAACAAAACTGCAAGTTTCCCAGTTGATTATTAGATGGTCAACTCTCCACCACAGGAAGTGAGTCAGGTGGCTGATAGGACCCTATTATGTTTATGCCTACCCTttgtactgagtcttgcccaaataatCTTGCTTGATTTCTGTCTTAATGGATCTAAGTTCTTGTCTGTCGTGACAAATAAATGCAGACAATACAGACTTCACAGTAACTCTGTACCAAACACCAGTTTATTATGAGTTGCATTATGTAAGAActcattaattacaaaaaaatttgcAATGTCGGAAACTTCTCAAAAGTATCCTTTTCATCAAAGTACATAATGAAATTTGGGGACTGTTTGTTGTGAATAAGGATACTGTAGCTATGTTTATGAAAAGTAAAGTCAAGTCCTGGTAATCATATAGTACACAAATAGTATATTCTGATGTAGGACAAGTCAGTGTATAAAATGTTAAATTTACATTGTCATTATTTCTACATTGTTATCACTGAGTTACAATATACAAAGCAAATATTGAACAAAAATAAAGAGTAGATATTTTAAAGCAGAAAGACTGTGTACTGTACTGGGAGATTAATATTTGTATTACAGCAacatttacacgataaatcattaaaGGTCTACTAACATTTATGATATACCACTAAGACAAAGACACAAATCATTAGTGAGCTTCCTGAAGAAACTCATGAAGACTATAGAAGCAATGATGAGTCAAATTTGCCTTAGCAgttgacttgaaatttgccaggtcatttattgatttaatttgtgGGGAACTTTATTATAAATAACTTTCCCATAATACAGGGTTCCTTtttttcaggttgttgttgttgttgttgttgttgttggtcttcagtcctgagactggtttgatgcagctcttcatgctactctatcctgtgaaagcctcatctcccagtacttactgcagcctacatccttctgaatctgcttagtgtgttcatctccctctacgatttttacaacaGAGTGGTGTTGGTGGGCTCTAAATGAGTTTCCTTTTTTCTTGGTGTTATAGGAGTAGATATTTTCATTTTCTGGAAAAGTGGGATTTtccattgaatatt
Protein-coding sequences here:
- the LOC126336746 gene encoding uncharacterized protein LOC126336746 isoform X2, encoding MFLAGTPLYWYFDSPDIIYRREGAYNSRRRMRGNSSRSDVGRTGPPAAGGRMQTPGGRGGGGGGGGGGGGARRARNKVAAQQQGTSTPTQLHSRTPHTESQKSSLSAPHQKSRMEKKVLSDFMPDGKFNQKNDSPRKSHKVATSHNVGKKAAEGTKSSRHAELILPTKPRESGSTLPTARKEKLKINVPQLTNSSNRCGKDNIGHTVPELMADKNMKRLEHSRESYAQTVKFPVQTKTQSEELDLRASSVLELGGERDIPEPTSPTYSDNDCSFMTYSSDGISVIISNGGCVLHDEPHSIVPHTAKSDLEKLGKALCVEIPKQDNETDDGVKSVKSISPVYTPGSTCPELTFSGSPPLLNSLDSISPVDSAWSSRTLSPISYECNSPAVLTKTASTAATYGSVVTTATPTTPVCRKIPSNNSTTTPANADDTWLWLPAIIPPLTLLLRWIWFPAPPPNLPWRDPVLKENEKAALTAHYYLRGPPPDPSNIQCIEGRWKKDPYWRWIPSNGDVSEGGHWYELPTPPEPAQGAWYLVWPAELPMSSSPFIPGHGTWLTGTYYAKNNLMPTMLLPQKNLPLMYM
- the LOC126336746 gene encoding uncharacterized protein LOC126336746 isoform X1 — protein: MDKSTSPMRHRRKNKREPNSADTTTAGSTGSNRGNSSRSDVGRTGPPAAGGRMQTPGGRGGGGGGGGGGGGARRARNKVAAQQQGTSTPTQLHSRTPHTESQKSSLSAPHQKSRMEKKVLSDFMPDGKFNQKNDSPRKSHKVATSHNVGKKAAEGTKSSRHAELILPTKPRESGSTLPTARKEKLKINVPQLTNSSNRCGKDNIGHTVPELMADKNMKRLEHSRESYAQTVKFPVQTKTQSEELDLRASSVLELGGERDIPEPTSPTYSDNDCSFMTYSSDGISVIISNGGCVLHDEPHSIVPHTAKSDLEKLGKALCVEIPKQDNETDDGVKSVKSISPVYTPGSTCPELTFSGSPPLLNSLDSISPVDSAWSSRTLSPISYECNSPAVLTKTASTAATYGSVVTTATPTTPVCRKIPSNNSTTTPANADDTWLWLPAIIPPLTLLLRWIWFPAPPPNLPWRDPVLKENEKAALTAHYYLRGPPPDPSNIQCIEGRWKKDPYWRWIPSNGDVSEGGHWYELPTPPEPAQGAWYLVWPAELPMSSSPFIPGHGTWLTGTYYAKNNLMPTMLLPQKNLPLMYM